A section of the Larus michahellis chromosome 1, bLarMic1.1, whole genome shotgun sequence genome encodes:
- the P2RY2 gene encoding P2Y purinoceptor 2, whose product MANLTTPPAWTRVINSSLNPDGTGDNAYKCIFDEDFKYVLLPVSYGIVCVVGLFLNLLALYAFIFRIKTWNASTTYMFNLAVSDTLYVVSLPLLVYYYAMGDNWPFSVGLCKIVRFLFYTNLYCSILFLLCISIHRFLGICFPLKSLQWGHVRYARRVSVIVWVVTVVCQSPVLFFVTTSMKRDTITCHDTSSKDLFGEFVIYSSVMLVLLFCIPFLIIIICYCLMARRLLQPTRGISRLSRSKKKSVKMIIIVLVVFIVCFLPFHVTRTLYYSFRSWDFNCQTLNAINLAYKVTRPLASTNSCLDPILYFLAGQRFMKFAGNKMPGKPQNEVALGIVPNSHLGTSNDTSTLSKDVKS is encoded by the coding sequence ATGGCAAACCTAACGACTCCTCCAGCCTGGACCAGAGTCATCAATAGTTCCTTGAACCCAGACGGCACAGGAGACAATGCCTACAAGTGCATATTTGATGAGGACTTCAAGTACGTCCTACTGCCCGTCTCCTACGGCATTGTGTGCGTGGTGGGGCTCTTTCTCAACCTGTTGGCCCTCTACGCCTTCATCTTCAGGATCAAGACCTGGAACGCCTCCACCACGTACATGTTCAACCTGGCCGTGTCTGACACGCTCTACGTGGTCTCACTGCCCCTCCTGGTGTATTATTATGCCATGGGGGACAACTGGCCCTTCAGCGTGGGCTTGTGTAAGATAGTTCGCTTCTTGTTTTACACCAACCTCTACTGCAGCATCCTGTTCCTCCTCTGCATCAGCATCCATCGATTCCTGGGTATCTGCTTCCCGCTGAAGTCGCTGCAGTGGGGACACGTTCGCTACGCCCGAAGGGTGTCAGTCATCGTGTGGGTGGTGACTGTCGTGTGCCAGTCACCCGTGCTGTTCTTCGTCACCACCAGCATGAAGCGTGACACCATCACCTGCCACGACACATCCAGCAAGGACCTCTTTGGCGAGTTTGTCATTTACagttcagtgatgctggtgctgctcttctgcatccctttcctcatcatcatcatctgctaCTGCCTAATGGCccggaggctgctgcagccaacACGGGGGATCTCCCGGCTGTCCCGATCCAAAAAGAAGTCAGTCAAGATGATAATCATCGTCTTGGTGGTCttcattgtttgttttcttcctttccatgtCACTCGTACTTTGTACTACTCCTTCCGGAGCTGGGACTTCAACTGTCAGACCCTCAATGCCATCAATTTAGCCTACAAGGTGACCCGTCCCCTAGCTAGCACCAACAGCTGCTTGGAtcccattttgtatttcttagcaGGACAACGATTTATGAAGTTTGCAGGCAACAAAATGCCAGGGAAGCCTCAAAATGAAGTGGCACTGGGAATCGTGCCCAACAGTCACCTGGGAACAAGTAACGACACAAGCACGTTATCCAAGGATGTGAAATCCTAG